GCATGTGCAACTGCGGCATCACATTCGGCGTCTCGGCCATGGCCTCGATCACGTCGTCGGTGAAGTCCCGCGGATGCGGTGAGGTGAAGCGCACCCGCTCCAGGCCCTCGATCCGCCCGCAGGCCCGCAGCAGCTTCCCGAACGCCTGCCGGTCGCCGATGTCGGACCCGTACGCGTTGACGTTCTGCCCCAGCAGCGTGATCTCGCTGACGCCTTCGGACACCAGCGCCTCGACCTCGGCGAGGATGTCGCCGCTGCGGCGGTCCTTCTCCTTGCCGCGCAGCGCCGGGACGATGCAGAAGGTGCAGGTGTTGTTGCACCCGACGGAGACCGAGACCCACGCGGCGTACGGGCTCTCCCGCCGCGTCGGCAGCGTGGAGGGGAACGCCTCCAGGGACTCGGCGATCTCGACCTGCGCCTCGCGGGCCACCCGCGCGCGCTCCAGCAGCACCGGCAGCTTGCCGACGTTGTGCGTGCCGAAGACCACGTCGACGTACGGGGCGCGGCTCACGATCGTGTCGCGGTCCTTCTGCGCGAGGCAGCCGCCGACCGCGATCTGCATGCCGGGCTTCGCGGCCTTCTTCGGCGCGAGCTGGCCGAGGTTGCCGTACAGCCGGTTGTCGGCGTTCTCCCGTACCGCGCAGGTGTTGAACACGACCACGTCCGCGGTGCCGGCGTCCGGCTCCGCGCGGACGTAGCCCGCCTCCTCAAGCAGCCCCGACATCCGTTCGCTGTCGTGGACGTTCATCTGGCAACCGAACGTCCTGACCTCGTACGTGCGCGGCTGTGCGACTTCCTCGGGCATGCCAGCGATCATCCAAACGGCGACGGGGGTTCACGGACGGGCCGCCGGGGCGGCCCGTCCGTCAGTCTACGACTTCGGCGACCGCCTCAGTCGGCCTGTCCCGCGGGGGCGTACCGCCTCAGCTCGGCGGCCAGTTCCTCGTGGACCAGGGCCTTGAGCAGCGTGCCCGCGGCGATGTGCTCCTCCACGAGCACCTCGCCCTCGTCGTGC
The Streptomyces sp. CNQ-509 DNA segment above includes these coding regions:
- the miaB gene encoding tRNA (N6-isopentenyl adenosine(37)-C2)-methylthiotransferase MiaB; this encodes MPEEVAQPRTYEVRTFGCQMNVHDSERMSGLLEEAGYVRAEPDAGTADVVVFNTCAVRENADNRLYGNLGQLAPKKAAKPGMQIAVGGCLAQKDRDTIVSRAPYVDVVFGTHNVGKLPVLLERARVAREAQVEIAESLEAFPSTLPTRRESPYAAWVSVSVGCNNTCTFCIVPALRGKEKDRRSGDILAEVEALVSEGVSEITLLGQNVNAYGSDIGDRQAFGKLLRACGRIEGLERVRFTSPHPRDFTDDVIEAMAETPNVMPQLHMPLQSGSDTVLRAMRRSYRQERYLGIIEKVRAAIPDAAITTDIIVGFPGETEADFEQTLHVVREARFAQAFTFQYSKRPGTPAAEMAGQVPKAVVQERYERLVALQEDISWGENRKQVGRVLEVMVAEGEGRKDGATRRLSGRAPDNRLVHFARPEDPVRPGDMATVEITYAAPHHLLAEAPPRAVRRTRSGDAWAARQAAPDAGGTGVLLGLPKVGVPDPLPAAQGCAAH